The following are from one region of the Terriglobales bacterium genome:
- the thiS gene encoding sulfur carrier protein ThiS: MRLTINGEEKDLPGITTLQSLVDHLELKADRLAVELNLDIVPRSNWATTNLKDNDKLEIVHFVGGGKR, encoded by the coding sequence ATGCGGCTCACGATTAATGGTGAAGAAAAGGACTTGCCCGGGATCACTACGCTTCAGTCGCTGGTCGATCATCTGGAGCTAAAGGCGGACCGCCTGGCCGTCGAGTTGAACCTGGACATCGTGCCACGTTCCAACTGGGCGACGACGAATCTGAAAGACAACGACAAGCTGGAGATCGTGCACTTTGTTGGGGGAGGCAAGCGATGA
- a CDS encoding DUF4440 domain-containing protein: protein MKLRLFALGLMMMMTSAALAQSSEESLKALIQSYADTYARKDAKGLSELYADDGLLLPPNRPMIKGRDAIADFWKNSGGKLTLTPVLIRVEGNVGYVIGTFAFNDEPPSGKFTVTAARNERGKWLITADMWNDDQKAKQ, encoded by the coding sequence ATGAAGCTACGTCTGTTTGCACTGGGGCTGATGATGATGATGACTTCGGCTGCCCTGGCACAGTCGAGTGAAGAATCGCTGAAGGCGCTCATTCAGAGTTATGCCGATACCTACGCCCGAAAGGATGCCAAGGGGCTCTCCGAGCTATACGCCGATGACGGGCTGCTGCTTCCGCCCAATCGTCCAATGATCAAAGGACGAGATGCGATTGCCGATTTCTGGAAGAACTCCGGCGGAAAGCTGACGCTTACCCCGGTGTTGATTCGGGTAGAAGGGAACGTTGGCTACGTGATCGGGACGTTTGCGTTCAATGACGAACCGCCTTCAGGGAAGTTCACCGTGACTGCTGCCCGTAATGAAAGAGGGAAATGGCTTATTACGGCGGATATGTGGAACGACGACCAGAAGGCGAAGCAGTAA
- a CDS encoding LysR family transcriptional regulator has product MDFDQLETFLEVARLSSFSRAAEKRFRTQPAISAQIRAMEEEVGAKLLDRSGGKVALTAAGKIFQKFCEDTVQSRRNVMTAIAEMERVPGGEIIVGANEGTCMHVLPEVFAQFKKLYPSVGVNVRRLESAGVLECVIDHSVDFGVVSLPVNDKRLTVVPIHRDELVIICAHGHELAKSKSVTVEQVSKYPLLVPKFGKTREAIEDLFSQRNLEPNISMELDSSELLKRFSAADVGVGFIARSNVQEEVKLKSLNALPLADAQIKRDLALVFRKDKALSRAALEFIDIAVKLKTKEKAVSGM; this is encoded by the coding sequence ATGGACTTCGATCAACTCGAAACCTTCCTGGAAGTAGCGCGGTTGAGCAGTTTCTCGAGGGCGGCGGAAAAACGTTTCCGCACGCAACCGGCGATCTCTGCTCAGATCCGAGCCATGGAAGAAGAAGTCGGAGCCAAGTTGCTCGATCGCAGCGGCGGCAAAGTCGCACTCACGGCGGCCGGAAAAATCTTCCAGAAGTTCTGTGAAGATACCGTCCAGTCCCGCCGCAACGTGATGACCGCCATTGCCGAGATGGAGCGGGTACCCGGCGGCGAGATCATCGTCGGCGCCAACGAAGGCACCTGCATGCACGTGCTGCCCGAGGTCTTTGCGCAGTTCAAGAAGCTCTACCCCTCGGTGGGTGTCAACGTTCGACGTCTTGAATCGGCCGGTGTACTCGAGTGCGTCATCGACCACTCCGTTGACTTCGGAGTGGTATCTCTGCCGGTCAACGATAAGCGCCTGACCGTTGTGCCCATTCATCGCGACGAACTGGTGATCATCTGCGCTCACGGGCATGAGTTGGCTAAATCCAAGTCCGTCACGGTCGAGCAGGTCTCGAAATATCCGCTGCTCGTTCCGAAGTTCGGCAAGACACGCGAGGCCATCGAAGACCTGTTCTCCCAGCGCAACCTGGAGCCGAACATCTCGATGGAACTGGATTCCAGTGAATTGCTGAAGCGGTTTTCCGCCGCCGATGTTGGTGTCGGCTTTATCGCGCGCTCGAACGTTCAGGAAGAAGTAAAGCTCAAGTCGCTCAATGCCCTGCCCTTGGCAGATGCTCAAATCAAACGCGACCTCGCGCTGGTCTTCCGGAAGGACAAGGCTCTCAGCCGCGCGGCACTTGAGTTTATCGATATCGCGGTGAAGCTGAAGACGAAGGAAAAAGCAGTCTCGGGAATGTAG